ATGATCAACACTACATTTTGTATCCAAaaaactttgaattaaaataagacaaaaaggaaataggaaaaaacTACAGCCATCAGGAAGCTGCCACGTCAAGGGTCCCATAAAGACCATGCAGACGCCGGAACTTatttccggtcgtcttctccgttcGGTCCTCGCCGGAGCTCCACCCTAACTTGCCCAGAAACGCAAAAAGCGATCACCTTCCCACTCGGAATTTCGTGTGGATTCCGAATATGGCCTTAGTTCTCTCTAAATCTTTCTCTAAAGTCCAAACCGTGGCCATTATCAAAACCCTAACCTCATGAACTTTCAATAAAACGCTAAATCTACCCATCAACGAAATCCTCACAACATATAGCATTCGTATACATCATTCCAACAATCAAGCGAAAACTAATTTACAGAAAATGAATGATGAAGTCAAGAATCAAATTCATGCCCTAACCATGTCACTACAATGCTAAGAAGAATCAGAAGACGTACCTGAATGATGAACGGTTCTTGAGTTATAACAGACTTCAGAAAACTCTACTAGCCTCACATTCTTGATGATGAAATCGTTAGCCTTGAAATCTATCACCGGAGCCTCTGAGAGATGGACTCAGAAGGCGTATACACTGAAGGAGGATGTTTCTTGGCTCAAAATTCCAATCatgggaagaagatgatgattacAGTGCTGACTATTCATGGAAAGTGATAGTGTTGGCATTGATGAATGTTGAAGGAGGAGGCTATCTTGATGAGGAGATTCGGTGGAGATTGACAGAGAAGGTTGAGAGAGAAAGCCAAGTTTTTGTTGTTTGCGGAGAGGGAAAAATCATGAGAGTGATGGTGCAGGTTTTGTAGTGAAGATGAAGGTCCAGGGAGTTTGTTGTAGTTTTTTATGGTTAGTTATGGAGGTTGTTAGAGAAAGATGCCAAATGAAGATGATGGTGAAAACCGTTAGAGAAACTGTTATTGATGGTTGAAGTTGGAGTGAGAGTGAGAGCCATGAGAAAAGAGAGGAGAAAGATGAGAGGATAGTGTGAAAATTGAGGCGTGTTTTGATactgagaaaaagaaaaagttctGGAGCGTGTGTGTAGTGTAGCTCATGTGTAGAGGATTATTATTCAAACACTTAATGAACAAGTTTGCTCTTTGTAGAAAGTTTTTCTACTGCTTTTTATGTGGCACGTGCATGGCTTGGTGATTTTCATATTTATGTGGTGGTGTAGCTGATAGATTCTTCTCAACACTTAATGAGCAAAGGTGGTATTTTAAGTAAACCTGTTATTCACTTTACGCATGCATGCTTGTTTTGGCAAACTTTCGTACCGGTTCGATTCCTTGCGTGGCTATGACTTCGTGTGCACATAATTCACTTATTCTCTCATCATTCTTCTCAAACTTAGCATCATGATGAGAGATAAGTTGGATAGAAGAGAAATGAAGTTGGTAACCTTAGGGAATGTGGCTGGAATACCATGTATTTTCCTTTCAAAGTCAGGCCCTTGGACTAGTTAGAAAATTCTCTGCAGAATTCTAAATATCCAATCTAACACGCTAAGTGAGACGTCGACTTCTCTCTTCCGTATCTCTTGATCCAAACCCCATCTGGACTTAATTCCTTTTACAAAGTCGTAAACGACAATGAGGAGAACAAGTCTATAGTTGAACACATTCTGAACCGGAGCACGGACTCGAGCGAAAATTGCCCTCAAAGATTCAATCGCAATTACTCATGAAACTTTTTCCATATTCTGCTAGCTGCTAGGCAACAAATATTTAGAAACACCAACTTTTAGGCTTTATAACTTTGCATCCAAACATCTACTAAAGAgacttccaactacaaagtttTAGCTTGCTATGAATTGGGTAACTTCATAGTTGAAGATATCTTGATTTAAGGACCGGATCACTATGAAAATCATCACGAAAGTCTTGCACATAATCATTCTTACACTTCCAAAATATTGCTTTCATTGGAAAATAACAGCTTGACTCATGAACTTCAACAACTTGTAACTTTTGATTTAAAATCCAAATGGAGAAACCTCCAACTAAAAATTTGTAACATGCCATGAATAGAACAATGTTACTCTTGACATCATTCCAAGATAAAACCCTGAATCACGTGTCATTGGATCCTGAAGTCAGTTATTCACCCATTCTCAAATTCCTCCAAAAATTCTCCAAGTAGAACTTTCCTTTTTTGGCATTTCTTCTTTTAACCAactttcctaaaatggaaattgtTATTTAAATCTTGGTTTTAATTATTTGggttgacttttctttgaccaaATTTCCACCAAGAATCAATATCGGACAGTTGATTTtgacaaaaaagtcaactgtttgacTTTTCCGGCTTCAAATAAATTTTCTGATTAATCGATCTCCGATTCCAATTCAAATCAATAATCAGCCACAGAAACTCAACTACACACCTTCACACGAGCCTCACTCCATCTCACACTATAAAATCAtatcctgattaaatgttgaccaaaaagtcaactgcgttgactttggttaGAACCCTGATTTGGGAGACCATATGATTTGCGAGCTTGTATCCTTCAATCAAAGCTTTGGATTGAAGATAATGGAGCCCTAATCTTAGGAGAGCTTCAATGCGGATGATGTCATACAATCAGACTTCAGATCCTCTCTTATGAACCAAGAAATTTCTTCAACAAAGCGCTTTTCTCATCAATTCtggatagtaaccatgatatggatgaatgtaatggatgaatggcctatatgaggtatgcacatgaatgtaaggtgaggaccaattggggaataaataaatgggcaaattttggggtgcaacagcgtcCCACAACCATCAAGCACTCCTTAATAACTAACTTTCACTCCTTAATAACTAACTTTCAGAAGCGCAGACGCTGAAGCACACTCGAGGCGAAATGATTGATAGCGCGCGAGAAACCAGCAGCCAAAGATTTTTGAAAAGGAACAACCTGCAACAGAACCAGTAATGGCAGACTCAGAAAATATACCTTCTGCAGTGCCTAATACAACCGATCACAGATGCAAACGACGCTCCGGACTATCAAAAGCTGAAAATCCACCTAACGCGCCGAGCTAATGATGAATCGGATGAACATTCTAAATCTGATGCAATTAAGATACAGTTTGATTTGGGACAGTGGAAGGTTAGTAAAAACAATGTAGGTGGCACACTTTTACCAATATTCTCAAAAGCTTTTGTGGTTCAAAACTTTAGAATCCTTATGAATACTGAATAACTCTACCATTTGAAGCTTTAATGTGCTTATATGAGCCGCCTGTGATATTTACATCCAAACTGAGAATTTCATCCCTCTGCCAAAACTCTTCGATTGACATAAATAGTATGTTCCCATATTGATGTAAGCACAAATTTTCTGCCAATCGCATCCTCTAGCAGTGccaaaatcataaattaaaaggaGAACATTTGTAACGAATTAATAGTTATCATACGCCACCGTACTTGCAAAATAATGCACATTGTCAAACGTGCGGCCTGTGGATTACGAACCCCGAGTTCATTCGAAACACGAATGCTGCTAGAATCATTTAACCACTAAAGCATGAGCAAAAAGTTTATCATGAAAATAAGAGAGAACAAATTTTAGGAGAGATACGGCTAAGTGAAATAATGAGACTGCTACTGAACTAAAAAGTGCATAAGAATAACTTTGGCTTCTCAAATAAGTGAATACAATCATACACAATGTGGCTACCTGTTTTGCTTCTGTTTCAACTTCCATTTTGGATCTGTTTTGCATCCTGCTATTGTTATAATTGGTTGTTGAATGTGGAATAGCAATGGAGTTAGATTCAATACCTTGAAGCAATGCAACCAAAGTTCTGAAATATAAAAACATACAATTACCCCAAAATAGTACAGTTTGTGGTTATTTAATACATGTGCATCTAACTATGTTCATTTCAATTACAGACCAACTCCAGTGCGCGAAATTCAAAGGAAAGATCATCTATTCAAAAACAGAAACACGGTAAGCAAAAAAGGAAGAATCCTTACCATACTTTTCTTTCCTGAGCCGATTGCATAACTGTGACTTGTACCGACCGACAATACTATCCAGTGAATTCATGAGAATCACTTCATCCGTAGTAATTATACACATGATTTGCTCAAGGTTGACAACAATCTCCATCTCCCTTCCTAATATGGAAGAAGGATAAATAAAGATGATATTGTAGTGTCATGTATTTAATACCTGCACAAACCTATATCAGTGATATAGTGGTATAACACCCCCAGCCACTATCTAACAACACTTACATGAACTGAAATAGTAACTTAAGATCATGTTAATCTTACTTGAGTATTGGCTGGATTGGAAAAGACAATAACCCTTGAAAGTGCAATCACTCCAAATTTGAACTGCAATTTAAAAATGTCAAAGAAAATAGAAATCATAGCAATCTCATCGTACAAATTTAGACTCTCGAAGATATGACTTGATATTACCTGACAGTTGTAGTCAGCAAAGTTGGGCTCCATAAGTAATGGAACTCCCATATGATCCTTGAAGAAGGTCGAAATTGCAATTACATGAAACCTGTCATAATTTAATCCTACCCTGCGCTAacagatttcaaaaaaaaaactgacACCGTTCATGACTATTTCCACAGTTCATTCAAACTCAATTCAACTCAGAAATCCAGACCAAGTCATGTACATCTCATTCAGTCCCTACAATCCATACACTTACAGTGCATTCACATAACAAATTTTCATTCTAAACCTAGCTCACATACCAATAATGAACAGAAAAAACCAATAGATCTTAAACAATCATTTCCACAAGATCTAACTCAAATCCATGTCAAGCAAAAATCCAAACAATCCACGGGCAAAACCAAACTCAAACCGCAGCCTTGCGCCGATACATGCATCAAGTCATATTTACTAAAACGTGTACATCCAAACAACACAATCCAAAGCTTGATGCACAACTAAGCTTCCAACCGATTTCCAAGCCAGTATCATACGGTTCATTCACATATAGATTTCCTGCACATCACATACATACAAGACTCAAATCTGATCCAATTCACATTAAAACCCTCACAAACAGATTTCAGTTATACATATCCAAGCCAACCATGCATACACACATATATTTGCATACAAACACACACTGCATTGCAACTGATCCTAACAGAACAATAACTGACTAACAGTTTTAATAACTTTCTATAACTAATTATTAACTGTTAACAACCTAAGTATAACTACTAACCTTCAGAATAACTAACAGCTTTTTCCTAACATTTGTAACAAAGTTAAAGTACCTTCAGCAGTGCTAAAAAAGCCTCAGTATTTTAAATATCAAAATGGAGATAACAACTGCAACAACTCCTTTTGCATTTCCTAGTACCTGGAAAAGTCAAAACACTTTCATGTAAAAGATGCACACTATCATGTTCAGTTACTTGTAGGAGTATATTTTTCATAGTAAGATCAATATTCCAGCTTGAATAAGGTGATACAGGGGAACTGGATCCATCTGGCAATGCTTTGTATCCCATATCACTAAGAATGGAAATCCTACTTATATGAGCAGCACTTAGGCACAAATTCAAACACATTGGACCAACTcaaatactaaaaataaaagtttaatgtGTTCATGAATAATGACAACATATTGGATATAGAGGAGAACAAAAATATACCTTAAATAGTATGGGAAGTTGTCAAAAGAAATGTCTATTTCTTTTCCATTGAGTATTGCAGCACCAAGATCTTTTTTAAATGTTGAACACCCCCAGCCACATCACAAAGAGTAGAAAAACTAAAGGTCGATCCTTCAAAACCAACTTGCAGCTTCTACTGGAATCAATTGTAACATTTGGTCCGAAAACAGCCACGTTTGGATACTGTACCAAGATCCCAAATTAAAATGTTTTGAATTAGATCAATCTAATAATCTTGCAGAAAAGAACATGATTTAGTTTTCATTTATCTATTTGACGCATTACAGATTATGGAGAGAGGGTTCTTACAAAGATATGGAGTGAACAATGTTGATCACATTGGCAACTTAAATCGTTATTTGAATCATGAATTTACCTCTGCAGTCTATGATAACAAATGGCCCCACGTATCAGCTTCAACTACTAAAAAATTCCGCAGACCGCTCCGAATAACTTCATATCaccaaaaaaatcatgaaaatcaaACTCTTGTTGCAATATTACTGAATTTGAAATAAATAAGAACAAATTTAAATGAAATGCTTAGCACTAACGTGTGCTTCCAGAGGACCGCCTTAATCTTGGAGCCACTAGCACGGTCTCTGGAACCGCGCACCACTCTTGCGTGGACTCTTCACACTTTCAGCCGCATTGCGAGAGGTTTTTTGTTCAGTTTTTCCATAATCTATTAGATGATGATGACATACTCCAATTAATGAAACCGCACAAACGATACTTTCACGATAGGTAATCCACCACAACATACTACAATggtagaaacaaaaaaaaatcaatatacatAACCAAAGTTACGACATCATCAACAATCATAATTATACCTCGCCTAAAGTCCATTGCGGTCAGTCCAGATGCAACTGACTTGCACTCTATCGCAGTAAAAAACTATCTATTTTAGCTATGGAAGACAATATATTTGCTGCAGTAGGTGGGAAATTCTCCATTCCCTGCATCACACTTCAAGGTTGGCTCATAAACAATTTCCAGGAACATAACATGTCCAAATCTTGCAGAAGTTAATACAAATTCAATTCTAAATATTAATTCTGGAATCAAGAGCTTTAATCCAATtataaacatataataaattataCCCGAGATAAGAAACCAAGAGGAATTGAAGAAAACATATTGCACAGTTATAACATGACCACGCTCATACGAACACAAGAAAACATGTCCAGTTCTTCATGGTATGGACCACGGATACGTTACTGGTCTGCAATCCATACAACAACTTACAACATGAAAATTAATTGAAGAACACAAAAACGAATATCAATTaacaaaatagtttcaaaaacagAAATAACTGCATCACAGGATATGAAATCAAGGTTGCCATTACTGATACAAAAACTCGAAATCAAGGTCGCCATTACTAATGCAAAAACAATGATACCCTGCATAAAACAATGACACATGAACCAGCATTCTCTCACTCTTCGCAAGCTGCTTCATTTCATCCTGAGAAAAACACATGcaattttatttagtataatcCTCTTAGTTGTACTAAATTCAATCATTCATCAACAATGCGTTTTTGAATCAATCATGTTCAATCGGAGACTACTGGTGCTATCAAATAACAACTATAACATAACTATAGCAGAATTGAACAAACCGCTAAATTTCGCTATTCGCGTTTGAGATTATTCACAGTAACTGCCACAGAATTCGTTCGCTGCAAGTCTTTCATAATATCAAAAGCTTTAGATTCAATATAATACATCAAGAAATGCATGCCAGAGGCAAAAAAAGCATACCAAGAATTCAGCAACCTCCCTTGCCTGCAAGTGCTTGTTGAAACCAAGATCAAATTCCATTTCAGCATCACGTTTTAACCTACAAACAGAGAAAACAATATCCGGGCGAGAATGAGTGAGGTATAGTAGCTTACCAATGATCATAAGACTTAATGTGCATTCGCCACTCATATGTTTCTTCTTCACCGTCGAAACACACCTGAATCCAAAAATCGCACCCACACAAATCAAATATCACAGATCTAAAATCGAAAAAAATTGTTTACCCTAATCTTAAAAATCATACTCAGAATCATAATAAACTAACAACCCTAATTTTTGTTTACCCAAAATTTTTGAAAGAATCATAGGAAATAGAGAAGCTACCTTTACAAATTCAGCGAAAATTCTGGTTGTTCTTCTGCTTCGGTAGCGATGTGAATATGTTATGAGCTTTCAAACAGAAACCAAAAACCGCACCCACACAAATCAAATATCACAGCTTTGAAACAGAAAAATATTGGGATTAGGGTTTCTCAAATAGCACAGATTTGAAACCGCCGCGAATCTCCCCCCTTTTAGCTTGAGCCAACACCATTAAAcctaaaacaacaaaaactaaatCAAAATCTAAATCACcaaatcaaaatcatcaaaataaaCTGCAATAACAATTTATGGGTatgcagaagaagaagatttgtcgtgtaaaatcaaatatttgtgaGTAATAATAGAGGTTGACGACGAAGAACAAATACCATCGAAATCCGCTTCATTTGAAAGTAGAAACCATCAAAAATAAATTGCCAAAACATTTTGAAGAAGAAGCAGAACGATATGATGGATGAGGAGAGAAAAATAAGGTCAAATTTTGTGATtatgaaaattagggtttgtcgtataaagagagatgaagaaagagaagagagagacagtgaaaaaaagagaagagagttATTAGAAGGGATGGAAGCAAAGCAGATAAAAATCAGTATGAGTAAAGAAATAAGAAGCTATCCACTTGGATAGTGTTAGTGTTGAGTATTTGTAAAAAGGGCAAAAAGGTAattggtagaacattcaattttcttatatgatagattgt
The Vicia villosa cultivar HV-30 ecotype Madison, WI linkage group LG6, Vvil1.0, whole genome shotgun sequence genome window above contains:
- the LOC131615115 gene encoding uncharacterized protein LOC131615115, with amino-acid sequence MVKKIRCVLLNASANSYVGNFGKIELFGLMVLAQAKRGEIRGGFKSLITYSHRYRSRRTTRIFAEFVKVCFDGEEETYEWRMHIKSYDHCTCRQGRLLNSWMK